Proteins encoded by one window of Rutidosis leptorrhynchoides isolate AG116_Rl617_1_P2 chromosome 7, CSIRO_AGI_Rlap_v1, whole genome shotgun sequence:
- the LOC139858523 gene encoding protein GOS9-like, with the protein MASGNVVKVGTWGGNGGTNPWSFAPPGSRITKITVTSTRDCVYALTFTYVDSDQIRHVSQKFGGQAGGGTDETLTFADGEYIVGISGSVGVHYGYTVITSLTFHGSKNNYGPYGAKSRGTPFSLPVSLGDFVGFYGKYGDFLDSLGVILSPKI; encoded by the exons ATG GCATCTGGTAACGTAGTTAAGGTTGGAACATGGGGAGGTAACGGCGGAACTAATCCATGGAGCTTTGCACCTCCCGGTAGTAGGATCACTAAGATCACTGTCACTAGTACCCGTGACTGCGTATATGCCCTCACTTTCACATATGTGGATTCTGACCAAATCCGACACGTTTCTCAAAAATTTGGAGGTCAAGCTGGTGGTGGTACAGATGAAACG CTTACCTTTGCCGATGGTGAATATATTGTTGGGATTAGCGGAAGCGTTGGAGTCCATTATGGCTATACGGTTATTACGTCATTGACTTTTCATGGCAGCAAAAACAACTACGGCCCATACGGCGCCAAATCTAGAGGAACTCCTTTCTCACTTCCTGTGAGTTTGGGTGACTTTGTCGGATTTTATGGAAAGTATGGGGATTTCCTTGACAGTTTAGGAGTGATCCTTTCTCCTAAAATTTAA